A part of Rickettsia canadensis str. McKiel genomic DNA contains:
- a CDS encoding YqgE/AlgH family protein — MSDKIFHNLSGKTLVATPHVITKGIYHKSLIYMLSHTEEGAIGLIFNRLVNHIDLKSFFKIKNDEITNPVMVPIYLGGPVEHEKGFFLHSSDYNKNLLLDFHNDLAVSSNLEISEDIAFGKGPKNSLFIVGYTAWKSGQLEEELEKNLWLVMDCNKEFIFADNPESKWHNALKHLGIDEIHFSSQIGNA, encoded by the coding sequence TAATTACAAAGGGCATTTACCATAAGTCCTTAATTTATATGTTATCACATACAGAAGAAGGAGCAATAGGATTAATTTTTAATCGTTTAGTAAATCATATAGATTTAAAATCGTTTTTTAAAATAAAAAATGATGAAATAACAAACCCCGTTATGGTTCCTATATATCTTGGCGGACCCGTAGAACATGAAAAAGGTTTTTTTCTTCATTCTAGTGATTATAATAAAAATTTGTTATTGGATTTCCATAATGATTTAGCAGTAAGCTCTAATTTAGAAATTTCGGAAGATATAGCTTTCGGTAAAGGACCTAAAAATAGCTTATTCATTGTCGGTTATACTGCATGGAAATCGGGGCAACTTGAAGAAGAATTAGAAAAAAATCTATGGCTAGTTATGGATTGTAATAAAGAATTTATTTTTGCCGATAATCCTGAAAGTAAGTGGCATAATGCATTAAAGCACTTAGGTATTGATGAAATACATTTCTCATCACAAATAGGGAATGCTTAG